In the genome of Myxococcales bacterium, one region contains:
- a CDS encoding transaldolase, translating to MPDSLFDQLRKMTVVVADTGDLASIEKFKPRDATTNPSLITAAAQMKEYAEVVDDALEFARREAGAGASPRAIVAHAIDRLSVEFGLRILGIVPGRVSTEVDARLSFDTTGTIAKAHQLIAQYEAAGASRERVLIKIASTWEGIRAAEELEREGIHCNLTLLFGMHQAVACAEAKVTLISPFVGRIMDWHKKATGKDYVGAADPGVISVTRIYEYYKHFGYTTEVMGASFRNIGEIEELAGCDLLTIAPKLLDELKAAERPLPRKLDPALARDQKVERITVDKPSFERMHAEDTMAREKLAEGIEGFSKAIEALEKLLEARLQTTANETRLSGVARDLFGIYDLDGDGAITREEWAGTRAVFDALDRDGDGRITPEELAAGVGAAHWLKT from the coding sequence GTGCCCGATTCATTGTTCGACCAGCTCCGCAAGATGACCGTCGTGGTCGCCGACACCGGTGACCTCGCGTCGATTGAGAAGTTCAAACCGCGCGACGCCACCACGAATCCGTCTCTCATCACTGCAGCGGCGCAGATGAAGGAGTACGCGGAAGTGGTGGACGACGCCCTCGAGTTCGCGCGTCGGGAAGCCGGCGCGGGTGCCTCACCTCGCGCCATCGTCGCCCACGCAATCGATCGCCTGAGCGTCGAGTTCGGGCTGCGTATCCTCGGGATCGTGCCCGGCCGAGTCTCGACGGAGGTCGACGCGCGACTCTCGTTCGACACGACCGGCACGATCGCCAAGGCTCACCAGCTGATTGCGCAGTACGAGGCTGCCGGGGCGTCACGGGAGCGAGTGCTGATCAAGATCGCCTCGACCTGGGAGGGCATTCGCGCGGCCGAGGAGCTCGAGCGCGAGGGGATCCACTGCAACCTGACGCTGCTCTTTGGCATGCACCAAGCGGTGGCGTGCGCCGAAGCCAAGGTCACGCTGATCTCCCCGTTCGTCGGTCGCATCATGGATTGGCACAAGAAGGCCACGGGCAAGGACTACGTCGGCGCCGCAGATCCAGGCGTCATCAGCGTCACGCGCATCTACGAGTATTACAAACATTTCGGGTACACGACCGAGGTGATGGGCGCGAGTTTCCGCAACATCGGCGAGATCGAAGAGCTCGCAGGCTGTGACTTGTTGACCATTGCGCCGAAGCTGCTGGACGAGCTCAAAGCGGCGGAGCGCCCGCTCCCGCGAAAGCTGGACCCCGCGCTGGCGCGAGATCAGAAGGTCGAGCGCATCACGGTGGACAAGCCGAGTTTCGAGCGCATGCACGCCGAAGACACCATGGCCCGGGAGAAACTTGCGGAGGGCATCGAGGGATTTTCCAAAGCCATCGAGGCCCTGGAAAAACTCCTGGAGGCGCGCCTGCAAACCACGGCGAACGAGACTCGCCTCTCGGGCGTCGCCCGGGACCTGTTTGGCATCTACGATCTCGACGGCGACGGCGCCATCACCCGCGAGGAGT